The Natronosporangium hydrolyticum nucleotide sequence CTGTTATGGGATGACGTCAGGGAGTGGCTCGACCCCGAGGTGAACGGGACGCTGCCAGACGTGTGTGTGCCGAACACAACGCGCGCGGACTGGCAAGCGGTCGTTGAGCTTGTCCGCTCGAAGGGGTGGGCGTACGAGTACTCGGTGGACGGGCGGGTGCTGCGGCTGCCGCATCGGGTCGAGGACATGCTGGATTTGCGACATGGACACGGCGTGACGTTGAGGGTCTGGCCGTCGCCGGATGTTCTTGCGATCTTTCGACCGTACGATGGGCAGATCGACTTCGATGTTGATTTGCGGGAGTTGCAGGGACAGCAGCGGCTGGAGGTGTTGTGCCAGTTCATGCGGGCCATCGGACGCAGACTCGGCAAGCCGGTGGTTATGACGTCGGAGGGTGACACCGTGCCGTTGATCGGATACGACGTTCAAGTCAACCGGGTGGTCATGCTGGCAGGGCTCGTTCAGGCGGCCGCGACAGGATGAACTGACTTGGGCTGGAACGGAGTCTTGGTGCGCAGCATGGCATGGAGGACGTCGACGCGGCGTCGGGCCAGGCAGATCAGCGCGGCGTTGTGCTTCTTGCCTTCGGCCCGCTTGCGGTCGTAGTAGGCCCTGGACTCAGGATTGGCCAGAGCGGCGAACGCGGCTAAGAAGAACGCACGTTTGAGCTGCTTGTTGCCGCCCTTGGGTGGATGTTCACCCCGTATCGAGCTGCCCGAACGTCTGGTGACTGGGGCGAGGCCGGCGTAGGCGGCCAAGTGGCCGGGGGTGGGGAAGGCGCTGGCGTCGCCGACTTCGAGCAGGATGCGGGCGCCGGTCCTGACTCCGATGCCGGGCATCGAGGTCAGGACCTTGGCAAGAGGGTGGGCATCGAGCATCCCTTCGACCTCGGCCGCGGTCTGTTCGCGTTGCTTGAGGACGTCGCGTAGCGAGCTGGCCAGCCGGGGAAGGATGGTCTCGGCGGCGTGGCTGCCGGGCACGATCACGGTCTGTTCGTCAAGGGCGGCCAGGATCTGTGCGACGAGACGTTCGCCCATGCGTGGGGCATGGCGGGTGGCGATGGTGGTGAGCTTGCGGCGTCCGGCCTTGCGTAGCCCGGCCGGTCCGCCGCAGCGTGTCAGCAGTTCCAGTACTGCCGGGTGGGCGGCCTTCGGGCCGAGGACACGCTCGAGTGGAGGGTGGATCTGGGTGAGCAGGCCGCGGATGCGGTTGGAGATGCGGGTGGCCTCGCCGGCGAGGTCGTCGTCGTAGCCGATGAGCATTTCCAGCTCGGCCAGGGTGTCATCGCCGGTGTCGACTCGCCGCAGCGTGTGTGGCAGGGTCCGGGCCGCGTCGGCGATGACGTAGGCGTCGCGGGCGTCGGTCTTTGATGTGCCCGGGTGCAGGTCGGCGATGCGGCGCATGGCCAGCCCGGGCAGGTAGGCCACCTGGTGTCCGCCGGCGCGGGCTACCGCCACTGGCAGCGCGCCGATGGAGGCGGGCTGGTCGACCACCACCAGGATGCTGCCGTGGCGGGCGAGTTTGTCGTAGAGCGCCCGCAGTTTGGCTTCGTTGTTGGGAAGCGGTGCATCGTGGAGCCTGGCGCCGTCGCGGCTCAGCGCGACCGCGTGGTGTTCGCCTTTGCCGACGTCCAACCCCAGGAAGACCTCGTACTGGCCGTTCACTACCGGTGGCCCTCTCGCCTCGGTGCGGCCTCGGTCGCGGGTCTGGGCGTCGGACTGCCGGCAGCCACGTTACGAGGAGACCTACCCCGTGCGGGGTGGCCGGGTCCCTATCAGCGGTCGGCCGACGCCACCCGACCCGGCGACAACACCCCCCGGATCATGGCTACGACAGGGGCAGTAAGTCATACCGGGCCGGGCGACCGAGGAGTCCCCGGCTGGGGACGATCAAAAAGGTAACGGGGCAATCCAGAAGGGCCAGTCGCCACCCCCCGTAAATGTCCAGTGCGGATCGGCAGGGTTGCGCAGTCGCCCGACACTCAGCCGTGGGGGCGGTGGAGTAGGCCGACCGCGAGGTCGTGGACGGCGGCGAGGTCGGCCGGGTCGGCCAAGGTCACCCGGCCGCCGGTGACCACATACCACTCGTCGGCGTCGCGGTACTGCACCCGAACCGTAGCCAGGCCGTCGTCGGCCAGCTCGGTGCGCAGGGTGAGGTCACCGGTGACCACTCCGACCTCGTCGGTCATCACCCCGCCCGGGCCGGCGGTGATGTCGCTGCTCCGGGGCTCCACGGTGGCCTCCTCAGTCGCAGGTGTCCAGCATGTCCGAGAGCGCGTCGTGTTCTTCTTCGGTCACCCACAGCTCCCAATGGTGTTTTACCACGATCCAGTCGTAGGCATATTGGCAGTGGAAGCCGCGGACCGGTTGCCACTGGGAGGGGTCCTGGTCGCCCTTGGCCCGGTTGGAGCTGGCCGAGACCGCGATCAGCTGCGGAGTGTCGAGGTCGTTGGCGAAGTCGGCCCGGTCGTCGTCGTCCCAGTCGGCGGCCCCGGTGCGCCAGGCGTTGGCGAGCGGGACCATGTGGTCGATGTCGATGTCGCTGGGGTCGTCGAGGGTGACGTCGTCGAACGGGCTGTGCCAGACGCCGCTGACCACCCGGCAGTCCTCGTCCCTGGTCTCGATCTCCTCGCCGTCGCGGGCCAGCACCGTCTGCCGGGCGTCGCAGCCGTCGATGGTGCGCCAGTGGGAGAACCGGTCCCGGCTGTAGCCGCTGGTGGTGTCCCACTCGTCCACGGTCAACTCGGAGAGGAGTTCCCGGGCCTCGTCGACGTCGACGTCCCCGCTGGACCCGCCGCCGCTGTCGCTGTCGCTGTCCGAGTCATCTTCCGAGTCGTCGTCCCCATCGCTGGAGCTGTCGCCGCCGTTGTCGGACTCCGAGGCTTCCACGTCCGGTAGGACATCCTCGAGCAGGTCGCTGGTGCCGAGGTAGCCGCCGAGGACGATGGCGGCGACCGCCGCCACCACCAGGCCGAGTCGCCGCTGCTGCTTGCGGGTCAACGTCCGACGGCTACGGCGCGAAGTGGAACGCTTACGAGACTTGGACTTCCGGGTACGGGCCACGCCCGTACCCTAGATCACCTGGGCCGATCCGGCGAGCCGCGGCGAGCAGCTGGGTCTGCTATGGGCGGGCCGACCACGGGTGGATTTGGCCGACCACGTACGGGTCGGCGGTGGGGTCGTCCACCGCCGCCAGTGCACCGCCGCCGATCTCACCGTCGGTGAGCCATCGTGCCCGTCCACCCTCGACCCGGTAGCCGAGGATCACTCGTTGATAACGCAGGGTCCGATCGGCAATCAGTTCTGGGTTGCCGAGGTCGGTCGGGTCCTGGCTGGCACTACTGAGCACATGCATTAACCGGCCACTCGGAGCCAGCGCCTTCACTACCGCCGGCAGCGCGCGTGGCGCCCCGCTGTGGATCCAGCACAGCGCCAGCGTCGCCAGCCCCCGCGCCTCGACCGCGGCGGCGAGCGTAGCCTCGAACTCCGTTGCCCGGTAGTCGGCCGGCAACGGAAGCAGGCGCGGATCGTCGCCGGTGGTGGCCTGCAATCGGCGCTCGGTGCGAGCCACCACCGTGACGGTCCAGCCACGATCAGCCAGGCCTCGGCAGGCGCCAGCAAGCATCCCACTGGCGCCGACCGCGATCGCGTGACCCGCTCCTGCCATCCGCTCGCCTCCGCTCTTGCGCCGGGAGCCGAGTGTGCAACGTCAAGCCCGCTTCAGGTCAAGCCCTCAGCACGCCATTCTGCGCGGGTCAGCGGCGGGCGCGGTTGACCGCGCTCGCCACCGCGTCCAGCGAGGCGGTGACGATGTTGGCGTCGATCCCGACCCCCCACGCCGATTCACCATCCACATCGCACTCAACGTACGCGGCGGCGCGGGCATCGCCACCGGCGGCCAGCGCGTGTTCGGCGTAGTCGAGCACCCGCACCCGTACCCCGAACTCGGCCAGCGCGTAGGTGAAGGCGTCGATCGGGCCGTTGCCGACACCGGTGAGCTCCCGCCGGTCGCCGTCCAGGTCCACTGTGATCGAAAGCTCCACCTTGCCGTCGATGCTGGTGCTTTCGTAGCGGCTCACCGTCAGCTTCGGCTCCCGCTGCTCGGCGACGAGGTACTCGCCGGCGAAGATGCCCCACATCCGCTCCGGCGCGACCTCCCCGCCGACCGAGTCGGTGTGTTGCTGGATCACCCCGGAGAGTTCGATCTGCAGCCGGCGCGGCAGGTCGAGGTGGTGCTCCTCCTTCATCACGTACGCCACCCCGCCCTTGCCGGACTGGGAGTTGACCCGGATCACCGCTTCGTAGCTGCGGCCCAGGTCGTGCGGGTCGATCGGCAGGTAGGGCACGCCCCACTGGTGCTGCGCCACCGGCACCCCGACCGCCGCGGCGTCGCGTTCCAGCGCCGCGAAGCCCTTCTTGATCGCGTCCTGGTGGGAGCCGGAGAAAGCGGTGTAGACCAGATCTCCGGCGTACGGGTGGCGTTCATGCACCGGTAGCTGGTTGCAGTACTCCACCGCCCGCTTGATCTCGTCGATCTCCGAGAAGTCGATCTGCGGGTCGATGCCCTGCGAGAACAGGTTCAGCCCCAGCGTCACCAGGTCGACGTTGCCGGTGCGCTCGCCGTTGCCGAACAGGCAGCCCTCGATCCGGTCAGCGCCGGCGAGCAGCCCCAGCTCGGCGGCGGCCACGCCGGTGCCGCGGTCGTTGTGCGGGTGCAGCGAGAGCACCAGCGAGTCTCGGCGGGGCAGCTGCCGGTGCATCCACTCGATCGAGTCCGCGTAGACGTTCGGGGTGGCCATCTCCACCGTCGCCGGCAGGTTGAGGATCAACGGCCGCTCCGGGGTCGGGTCGATCACGTCGACCACCGCGGCGCAGATCTCCAGCGCATACTCCAGCTCGGTGCCGGTGTACGACTCGGGGGAGTACTCGTAGAAGATGTCGGTGCCCGGGGTGTGGATCTCGGCGTACTTCTGGCACAGCCGGGCCCCGTCGGTGGCGATCGCGGTGATCCCGGGCCGGTCCAGCCCGAAGACCACCCGTCGCTGCAGCACCGAGGTGGAGTTGTAGAAGTGCACGATCGCCCGGTGGACCCCGCGCAGCGACTGGAAGGTGCGGTCGATCAGGTGCTCCCGGCACTGGGTGAGCACCTGGATGGTGACGTCGTCCGGGATCAGGTCTTCCTCGATCAGCTGCCGGACGAACTGGAAGTCGGTCTCGCTCGCCGACGGGAAGCCGACCTCGATCTCCTTATAGCCCATGCGGACCAGCAGCTGGAACATGCGCCGTTTGCGCTCGGGGGACATCGGGTCGATCAGCGCCTGGTTGCCGTCGCGGAGGTCGACCGCGCACCAGCGGGGGGCGGCCTCGATCCGGCGGGTCGGCCAGCGACGGTCGGGCAGGTCGGTCGGAAAGGCGAGATGATACGGCTGGTACCGCTGGTACGGCATGGGGCTGGGGCGTTGCTGGGCGATCGGGTTGGCGGCGGCCGGTCGGGCCTCGGCGGCGGGGTCGGATGCGTGCGGCATCGAAAAGCTCCTCAGCGTGGTCATGTGGGAAGAAGGTCGGGAGTCGGACTCGACCGGCGCTAGGCGAGCTGCGCGCGCGAACACCGCGACGAGGTGCCGGCCGCTGGGGCCTCGTCGCGGCGAGCAAGAAGCAGTGCCTGCCACATGACGCTGTTCACTCTACGACGTCGAGGGCCTGATGGCCCGCGTCGTTCGGATGTTGGGACGTCGGGTGGGGAAGCTCACACCTCAGCGGAGCAGTAGGGTCGCTGCCC carries:
- a CDS encoding IS110 family transposase, which encodes MNGQYEVFLGLDVGKGEHHAVALSRDGARLHDAPLPNNEAKLRALYDKLARHGSILVVVDQPASIGALPVAVARAGGHQVAYLPGLAMRRIADLHPGTSKTDARDAYVIADAARTLPHTLRRVDTGDDTLAELEMLIGYDDDLAGEATRISNRIRGLLTQIHPPLERVLGPKAAHPAVLELLTRCGGPAGLRKAGRRKLTTIATRHAPRMGERLVAQILAALDEQTVIVPGSHAAETILPRLASSLRDVLKQREQTAAEVEGMLDAHPLAKVLTSMPGIGVRTGARILLEVGDASAFPTPGHLAAYAGLAPVTRRSGSSIRGEHPPKGGNKQLKRAFFLAAFAALANPESRAYYDRKRAEGKKHNAALICLARRRVDVLHAMLRTKTPFQPKSVHPVAAA
- a CDS encoding GmrSD restriction endonuclease domain-containing protein — protein: MARTRKSKSRKRSTSRRSRRTLTRKQQRRLGLVVAAVAAIVLGGYLGTSDLLEDVLPDVEASESDNGGDSSSDGDDDSEDDSDSDSDSGGGSSGDVDVDEARELLSELTVDEWDTTSGYSRDRFSHWRTIDGCDARQTVLARDGEEIETRDEDCRVVSGVWHSPFDDVTLDDPSDIDIDHMVPLANAWRTGAADWDDDDRADFANDLDTPQLIAVSASSNRAKGDQDPSQWQPVRGFHCQYAYDWIVVKHHWELWVTEEEHDALSDMLDTCD
- the leuA gene encoding 2-isopropylmalate synthase; the protein is MPHASDPAAEARPAAANPIAQQRPSPMPYQRYQPYHLAFPTDLPDRRWPTRRIEAAPRWCAVDLRDGNQALIDPMSPERKRRMFQLLVRMGYKEIEVGFPSASETDFQFVRQLIEEDLIPDDVTIQVLTQCREHLIDRTFQSLRGVHRAIVHFYNSTSVLQRRVVFGLDRPGITAIATDGARLCQKYAEIHTPGTDIFYEYSPESYTGTELEYALEICAAVVDVIDPTPERPLILNLPATVEMATPNVYADSIEWMHRQLPRRDSLVLSLHPHNDRGTGVAAAELGLLAGADRIEGCLFGNGERTGNVDLVTLGLNLFSQGIDPQIDFSEIDEIKRAVEYCNQLPVHERHPYAGDLVYTAFSGSHQDAIKKGFAALERDAAAVGVPVAQHQWGVPYLPIDPHDLGRSYEAVIRVNSQSGKGGVAYVMKEEHHLDLPRRLQIELSGVIQQHTDSVGGEVAPERMWGIFAGEYLVAEQREPKLTVSRYESTSIDGKVELSITVDLDGDRRELTGVGNGPIDAFTYALAEFGVRVRVLDYAEHALAAGGDARAAAYVECDVDGESAWGVGIDANIVTASLDAVASAVNRARR